The Setaria italica strain Yugu1 chromosome IX, Setaria_italica_v2.0, whole genome shotgun sequence genome has a window encoding:
- the LOC101755265 gene encoding GDSL esterase/lipase At1g28600 encodes MAPLSRLLVAVALLHAAAAAATASNVHGDHRNSKPRYDRVFSFGDSLTDTGNALHLSPSGGGPASRPPYGETFFRRPTGRASDGRLVVDFIVEALGLPHPTPYLAGKAAADFRRGVNFAVGGATALDVHFFESRGLAPFVPVSLNNQTSWLKNVLQLFGSAKEQRKITSTSLFLVGEIGVNDYFIAALGRNRTVGEVKAFVPRIVAAIRSVVTDVIATGASTVVVPGMIPLGCEPQLLAQYKGTVGAGGYDPESGCLTRLNGLAELHNRELRRVLAGLRRAHPGTAIVYADLYRTVTDLVVSPAKYGFRSRPLVACCGGGGGAYNFDDTAFCGAVGTAACADPSEYVSWDGVHFTEAANRRIACAVLEGSHGADAPTLSNSWATMEAWRRRIGCV; translated from the exons ATGGCGCCACTTTCCCGCCTCCTCGTGGCCGTGgcgctcctccacgccgccgccgccgcggcaaccGCCTCTAACGTCCACGGTGACCACCGCAACAGCAAGCCACGCTACGATCGCGTCTTCAGCTTCGGCGACTCCCTCACCGATACCGGGAACGCGCTGCACCTCTCGCCCAGCGGCGGAGGGCCCGCGAGCCGGCCGCCCTACGGCGAGACCTTCTTCCGTCGCCCTACCGGCCGCGCATCCGACGGCCGGCTCGTCGTCGACTTCATCG TTGAGGCGCTGGGCTTACCGCACCCGACGCCGTACCTCgccgggaaggcggcggcggatttCCGCCGCGGCGTGAACTTCGCGGTGGGCGGGGCGACGGCGCTTGACGTGCACTTCTTCGAGAGCAGAGGACTGGCGCCGTTCGTGCCCGTCTCTCTTAACAACCAGACAAGCTGGCTCAAGAATGTTTTACAGCTTTTTGGCTCAGCTAAAG AGCAGAGGaagatcacgtcgacgtccctCTTCCTCGTCGGAGAGATCGGGGTCAACGACTACTTCATCGCCGCCCTCGGCCGGAACCGCACCGTCGGCGAGGTGAAGGCCTTCGTGCCGCGCATAGTTGCTGCCATCCGTTCGGTCGTCACC GACGTGATCGCCACCGGAGCAAGCACGGTGGTGGTCCCGGGGATGATCCCGCTGGGCTGCGAGCCGCAGCTGCTCGCGCAGTACAAGGGcaccgtcggcgccggcggctacgACCCGGAGTCCGGCTGCCTCACGCGCCTCAACGGCCTCGCCGAGCTGCACAACCGCGAGCTGCGCCGCGtgctcgccggcctccgccgcgcccaccCCGGCACGGCCATCGTCTACGCCGACCTCTACCGGACCGTCACCGACCTCGTCGTGTCTCCCGCCAAATACG GTTTCAGGAGCAGGCCGTTGGTggcgtgctgcggcggcggtggcggcgcgtaCAACTTCGACGACACCGCGTTCTGCGGCGCGGTGGGGACGGCGGCGTGCGCGGACCCGTCGGAGTACGTGTCCTGGGACGGGGTGCACTTCACAGAGGCCGCCAACAGGCGCATCGCCTGCGCCGTGCTCGAGGGGTCTCACGGCGCCGACGCGCCGACGCTGTCCAACTCATGGGCCACGATGGAGGCTTGGCGTCGTAGGATTGGCTGCGTCTAG